One Pristiophorus japonicus isolate sPriJap1 chromosome 19, sPriJap1.hap1, whole genome shotgun sequence genomic window carries:
- the LOC139230165 gene encoding calcium homeostasis modulator protein 6-like yields the protein MAVKKEILSKLKGSLLDTKSGAFKVFGNLALSLILYGLEELLEKEIHCPCALKLNGQYILFTFIIPAILLFFLGLLVQKHSQMWCKSCQCWEQGNMYKRSVLCLSFLSTMVTASIPAMIWLVLLFLDGDYYSCSNLMGKNGTASMKACESTCNKNSNEIPVTLQKLCVKSQVIGGCLLIGMLAALVLIYSLQQCARRCAMESYYEFEHDCLHDEEEVILIMAELKEKAVKKAIKSCEKNVVWLMKRWENPQHG from the exons atggcagtgaagaaggaaatacTCAGTAAACTCAAAGGCAGCTTGCTGGACACTAAATCGGGAGCATTCAAAGTCTTTGGGAATCTTGCACTGTCTCTAATCCTTTACGGATTGGAAGAGCTCCTGGAAAAGGAGATCCATTGTCCATGTGCTCTGAAATTGAATGGCCAGTACATCTTATTCACCTTCATTATCCCTGCAATTTTATTGTTTTTCCTCGGTCTACTGGTGCAAAAACATTCCCAGATGTGGTGCAAATCGTGTCAGTGCTGGGAGCAGGGGAACATGTACAAACGCTCCGTCCTGTGTTTATCTTTCCTGTCGACGATGGTCACAGCATCGATTCCAGCAATGATATGGCTCGTCCTACTCTTCTTGGATGGTGATTACTACTCCTGTTCAAATTTAATGGGAAAAAATGGGACTGCCAGCATGAAGGCATGTGAGTCAACATGCAACAAGAATTCCAATGAAATTCCAGTTACTCTTCAAAAGCTCTGCGTTAAATCACAA GTCATCGGTGGCTGTTTATTGATCGGAATGCTGGCTGCGTTGGTATTAATCTACAGTCTTCAGCAGTGCGCTCGTAGATGCGCCATGGAATCTTATTATGAGTTTGAACATGATTGCCTGCATGATGAAGAGGAAGTAATACTGATTATGGCAGAATTGAAagaaaaagcagttaaaaaggcgatAAAAAGCTGTGAGA AGAACGTCGTATGGCTAATGAAGAGATGGGAGAACCCGCAACACGGGTAG